A single Drosophila ananassae strain 14024-0371.13 chromosome 3L, ASM1763931v2, whole genome shotgun sequence DNA region contains:
- the LOC6495645 gene encoding UBX domain-containing protein 6 codes for MSKIKKFFARKKEEASAFKLKLTGSTMGEGHKLNAPKQEAPASSKSRKKYEAYVPPKRNELSNEARAAANAALARIDKKNSREFNTSMAAIKAQAKRELEAERRQKEEASAEAKASTTTTSAGDNRNLACEGVFFRCPMISDELLPKQEWKIRIKEFLYQQLETDRGLTGCLIIHNCNPKEKADDCIATLIRYLENLINNPTEEKFCKIRMTNKIFSEKVRYVEGALDVLQAAGFNEVEMDGEPYLIWTRERTEQDLDLPTLVDALKNSEIIPLELDRNIKVLLPSQARRVALPDDFYRMTPAEIKKEQQLRTEAMEKSQMLMTKAMREREEQRNLRMYRYALVRVKFPNGLFIQGTFNVYEKISDVVEFVQSCLADETLLFTLIAANEGRFGEEDMEKTLFDCKLIPNSLMLFSADEVSKPVEADLNYLKEELLMLVQDM; via the exons CTAAAGCTCACAGGCAGCACCATGGGCGAAGGACACAAGCTGAACGCTCCGAAGCAAGAGGCTCCGGCCAGCAGCAAATCCCGGAAAAAGTACGAAGCTTACGTCCCGCCCAAACGCAATGAGCTTAGCAATGAGGCGAGAGCTGCTGCCAACGCTGCTCTGGCCCGCATCGACAAGAAGAACTCGCGAGAATTCAACACTTCGATGGCGGCCATCAAGGCGCAGGCCAAACGAGAACTGGAAGCAGAGAGGCGTCAGAAAGAGGAGGCCAGCGCAGAGGCCAAGGCATCAACCACTACCACATCGGCCGGGGATAATCGAAACCTGGCTTGCGAGGGAGTCTTCTTCCGCTGTCCCATGATCAGCGACGAGCTGCTACCAAAGCAGGAGTGGAAGATCAGGATCAAGGAGTTCCTGTACCAACAGCTCGAGACGGATCGCGGTCTCACCGGGTGTCTCATCATCCACAACTGCAACCCGAAGGAGAAGGCCGACGATTGCATAGCCACGTTAATCCGGTATTTGGAAAACCTCATAAACAATCCCACGGAGGAGAAGTTCTGCAAGATTCGCATGACCAACAAGATCTTCAGCGAAAAGGTGCGATATGTGGAGGGTGCCTTGGACGTCTTGCAGGCAGCTGGCTTCAATGAAGTGGAAATGGATGGGGAGCCGTATTTGATTTGGACCCGTGAGCGAACAGAGCAAGATCTCGATCTTCCCACTCTGGTTGATGCCCTCAAGAACTCGGAGATCATTCCATTGGAACTGGATCGCAACATTAAGGTGCTGTTGCCTTCGCAGGCACGCCGTGTTGCTCTACCCGACGATTTTTACCGCATGACACCGGcggaaattaaaaaagagcAGCAGCTGAGAACCGAGGCGATGGAGAAGTCTCAGATGCTGATGACCAAGGCAATGAGGGAGCGCGAGGAGCAGCGTAACTTGCGCATGTATCGTTACGCTTTAGTAAGAGTCAAATTTCCCAATGGATTGTTTATACAA GGAACCTTCAACGTTTATGAGAAGATTTCCGATGTTGTAGAGTTTGTGCAGTCCTGTCTGGCAGACGAAACACTTTTATTTACCCTTATTGCCGCCAATGAGGGGCGGTTTGGCGAAGAAGACATGGAAAAGACTTTATTCGACTGCAA ACTCATTCCCAACTCTCTGATGCTGTTCAGCGCCGATGAGGTCTCGAAACCCGTAGAGGCCGACTTAAACTACTTAAAAGAGGAGCTTCTAATGTTGGTGCAGGACATGTAG